The following nucleotide sequence is from Mangifera indica cultivar Alphonso chromosome 17, CATAS_Mindica_2.1, whole genome shotgun sequence.
TTCCAAAACTTGATGTGTCTTCTTCTGTAGGCCAAGCTCAACCCTCATCACCCAACTGGAGTTTGAATGTGATCCAGCACGCTTTTGCCACACCCCAATATGAGAATTATCATTGTCAAGCCTAAGACAGGTAAGTGAAGGTGACAAGTCTTTGCAACACTTTCTAAGCTTTGTGTTGAGAAGTTCTGAAAGAGCCTTGGAAGGAAATGGAGAGTAGTCATGCTGATCATCAGTATCACTTTCTTTGCCTTGTTGATGAGCAGCAGTTTGAGTAGTAACCTTTGGTACAGGAAAATTGGTTTTGGCATTTTGACCATTCATTAGAATCGCAGCTTGATCATATGCTCTTGCTGCAGCCTCAGCAGTCTCAAATGTGCCTAGCCATACCCTTCTCTTCCTGTAAAAGTAACACTCATACATATGTAGagaaaaccaaaattaatattgttttaggAGCAATAATGTTAGTGGGTGAGCTTACAGTAAAGGATGGCGAATTTCAGATACCCAAGAGCCCCACTGGCGTTGCCTGACTCCTCTGAACTTCTTTGATTGTACCATGATTTTCTTTGAATCTTTGGGGGAAAGAGATCATAAATAAGAGAGAACTGAAAAAAATGAGTTGTATCAATGAGAAGTGCAACATGTAAAGAGTACAATATGTGCATAACCAATTATAAGATCATGAATTGTCGGTGAAATCGGCATAAAAGTCTAAGTAACTAGTACTTGCTGCAATTAAGATTTCACCTACAAAACCCTGAAAAAACCTTATTCATAACCACACAAATAAATGCATAACGTGCTACTGCTACTCACCTTTCTCCCTTCTCTCCCCACAATACCATCATTTAAGTAATTTccatacataataaaattatgacttGAACTTTATCACCATACAAAAACagcaaaagttctttttttcCGATGGACTTTGGATACATATTATTTACAGTTCATGAAAGATCAATTATGGAGTTGCAAATAGTCAATCTCTTCATCTTGTTTCATGACAGTAGTCGTCATAAATTATAATGCCTTTGTTGGTATAGTAATGGGAAGGTCTTTCTTCTTCTGAATAATGTATTTGTGATTGAgccatttgatttgatttatgctGCACTGAATGCTGCAAAAGCAGATACCGTTGCTACCACCAGCTCCTCCTACTGCTGGCCCATAATTCAACTTCAGGAGGTGTTTTGTAATGGGTTAAACCTGGACCTAGCCCATTGGGTTTTAAATGGACCAAAACTAAGCCATAGCTAAGGAATTGAAGAATATGCTTTGGCATATTTAAGGGATCCCCGGAAGCAAATGCAGTAACAGTGAATTTGGACGGAGTTGAGTTAAAAAAAGTGccgagtttgattcgaattataATATCAAGTTTAAATTCATGTTAGTTTATGTAGTGTTGCAGGAGATTCGACAACCATGTGcacaatattattaataagacaAACGAGTTAAACTCGATTCGAGTGTAAATTATGTCCAAACATATTCGAATTTATCTTTAGAAGGCAAGAACATATATTTTTCGATTGGATTTAATACAACAAAGTAAGATTATCTCTTTCTTGATACTTGATCACaagaaacaatgaaaacaatat
It contains:
- the LOC123200544 gene encoding ethylene-responsive transcription factor SHINE 2-like is translated as MVQSKKFRGVRQRQWGSWVSEIRHPLLKRRVWLGTFETAEAAARAYDQAAILMNGQNAKTNFPVPKVTTQTAAHQQGKESDTDDQHDYSPFPSKALSELLNTKLRKCCKDLSPSLTCLRLDNDNSHIGVWQKRAGSHSNSSWVMRVELGLQKKTHQVLEDTTSISSTTTVQVEATNRIGNDHDEDRVAMQMIEELLNCNCPSSLVI